A genome region from Schaalia sp. 19OD2882 includes the following:
- the panB gene encoding 3-methyl-2-oxobutanoate hydroxymethyltransferase produces the protein MSHHDAPTVTRKPRFRVHHLAKAKAEGRPVTMLTAYDALVAPILEAAGVDMLLVGDSLGNVVLGHATTVKVILEDMERATAAVARSVSTSMVVADMPFGTYEADPVAAFDNAARLMRAGANAVKLEGGAARAATVRMLVDGGIPVVAHLGYTPQSENTLGGPRMQGRGEAAELMLADALALQDAGAFAVVLEMVPDDVAGMLTKELAMSTIGIGAGPHTDGQVLVWSDMAGMGQWVPSFVRRFAELGQELRSAAEQYVAAVGDRSFPGPENYKAH, from the coding sequence GTGTCGCACCACGACGCACCCACCGTCACCCGCAAACCGCGCTTCCGCGTCCACCACCTGGCCAAAGCGAAGGCTGAAGGACGGCCGGTGACCATGCTCACCGCCTATGACGCCCTCGTCGCCCCCATCCTGGAGGCCGCAGGAGTCGACATGCTGCTGGTGGGAGACTCCTTGGGCAATGTGGTCCTTGGCCATGCGACCACCGTCAAGGTCATCCTGGAGGACATGGAGCGCGCCACGGCGGCAGTCGCACGGTCGGTGAGCACGTCGATGGTCGTCGCCGACATGCCCTTCGGCACCTACGAGGCCGACCCGGTCGCCGCCTTCGACAACGCCGCCCGCCTCATGCGCGCCGGCGCCAACGCCGTCAAACTCGAAGGTGGCGCGGCCCGCGCCGCCACGGTGCGCATGCTGGTCGACGGCGGCATCCCTGTCGTGGCCCACCTGGGCTACACGCCCCAATCCGAGAACACCTTGGGCGGCCCGCGCATGCAGGGCAGAGGAGAGGCCGCCGAACTGATGCTGGCCGACGCCCTGGCACTGCAGGACGCCGGAGCCTTCGCCGTCGTCCTGGAGATGGTGCCCGACGACGTGGCGGGGATGCTCACCAAGGAACTCGCCATGTCCACCATCGGTATCGGAGCCGGCCCCCACACCGACGGGCAGGTCCTCGTGTGGTCGGACATGGCCGGCATGGGGCAGTGGGTCCCCTCGTTCGTGCGCCGCTTCGCCGAACTCGGCCAAGAGCTGCGCAGCGCCGCAGAACAGTATGTCGCCGCCGTGGGTGACCGCTCATTCCCCGGCCCGGAGAACTACAAGGCCCACTGA
- the map gene encoding type I methionyl aminopeptidase, with product MTSLAELAARAPLGNLRPGRISPPRQVPSHISRPEYMFHDGPEVITASDVKDAETIGRIREAGRIAARALQAVGRAVAPGVTTDELDRIGHEYLCDHGAYPSCLGYMGYPKSLCTSVNEVICHGIPDDRPLEEGDIVNVDITAYVGGVHGDTCAMFEVGQVDEASHLLCERTEKAMLRGIKAIRPGREINVIGRVIEAWAKRFEYGVVRDYTGHGVGEAFHSGLIVPHYDAAPKHAEVMEVGMVFTVEPMLTLGTIEWEQWDDDWTVVTADRSRSAQYEHTVVVTEDGAEILTLP from the coding sequence ATGACCTCCCTTGCCGAACTTGCTGCACGCGCCCCACTGGGCAACCTGCGTCCCGGGCGGATCAGCCCACCGCGCCAGGTGCCCTCGCACATCTCACGGCCCGAGTACATGTTCCACGACGGACCCGAGGTCATCACCGCAAGCGACGTCAAGGACGCGGAGACCATTGGACGCATCCGCGAGGCCGGTCGGATCGCCGCTCGCGCCCTTCAGGCCGTCGGCCGGGCCGTTGCCCCCGGCGTCACCACGGACGAATTGGACCGCATCGGACACGAGTACCTGTGCGACCACGGGGCCTACCCCTCGTGTCTGGGCTACATGGGCTACCCCAAGTCACTGTGCACCTCCGTCAACGAAGTCATCTGCCACGGCATCCCCGACGACCGCCCACTGGAGGAAGGCGACATCGTCAATGTCGACATCACCGCCTACGTCGGCGGCGTCCACGGCGACACCTGCGCCATGTTCGAGGTCGGCCAGGTCGACGAAGCCTCGCACCTGCTGTGCGAACGCACGGAGAAGGCCATGTTGCGCGGCATCAAAGCCATCAGACCCGGACGCGAGATCAACGTCATCGGGCGCGTCATCGAAGCATGGGCCAAGCGTTTCGAATACGGGGTCGTCCGCGACTACACCGGGCACGGCGTCGGCGAAGCATTCCACTCGGGCCTGATCGTCCCCCACTACGATGCGGCACCCAAACACGCGGAGGTCATGGAAGTCGGCATGGTCTTCACAGTCGAGCCGATGCTGACCCTGGGCACCATCGAGTGGGAACAGTGGGATGACGACTGGACGGTGGTCACCGCCGACAGGTCGCGCTCCGCCCAGTACGAGCACACGGTGGTGGTCACCGAGGACGGGGCGGAGATCCTCACCCTGCCGTGA
- the pheS gene encoding phenylalanine--tRNA ligase subunit alpha, with protein MDEHPSQLDPRDAAAVDAVVKQALAAFAAVQDLDALKVARSTFLGDGAALVTANRTIGSLEPKDRGLAGKNLGGARKKVSEALASREAVLAAEHEARVLVEEAVDVTGPTSRAPLGARHPIETLIEEIQDFFVSMGWQIAEGPEIEHEWFNFDSLNFDIDHPARQMQDTLYVDGTSVGGQSPQDGNLVLRTHTSPVQSHAMLERGVPLYIACPGKVFRSDALDATHTPVFHQVEGLAVDKGLTMAHLKGVLDHFAKAMFGPDAKARLRPSFFPFTEPSAELDMWFPQKKGGAGWIEVGGCGMVNPNVLRANGIDPEVYTGFAFGMGIERTLMLRHGIADMHDIVEGDVRFSQQFGLHGKGH; from the coding sequence ATGGACGAGCACCCCAGTCAATTGGACCCACGGGACGCAGCGGCGGTCGACGCCGTCGTCAAGCAGGCCCTGGCAGCCTTTGCCGCCGTCCAGGACCTCGACGCCCTCAAGGTCGCGCGCAGCACCTTCCTCGGGGATGGCGCCGCCCTCGTGACCGCGAACAGGACGATTGGTTCCTTGGAGCCCAAGGACCGCGGCTTGGCCGGCAAGAACCTCGGAGGCGCCCGGAAGAAAGTCAGTGAAGCCTTGGCTTCGCGTGAAGCAGTGTTGGCCGCCGAGCACGAAGCCCGGGTCCTCGTCGAAGAAGCCGTCGACGTCACCGGCCCCACCTCCCGCGCCCCGCTGGGCGCCCGTCACCCCATCGAGACCCTGATCGAGGAGATCCAGGACTTCTTCGTGTCCATGGGGTGGCAGATCGCCGAAGGCCCGGAAATCGAACACGAGTGGTTCAATTTCGACTCCCTGAACTTCGACATCGACCACCCGGCCCGGCAGATGCAGGACACCCTGTACGTGGACGGTACCAGCGTGGGCGGCCAGAGCCCGCAGGACGGCAACCTGGTCCTGCGCACTCACACCTCACCGGTCCAGTCCCACGCGATGCTGGAACGCGGGGTGCCCCTGTACATCGCCTGCCCCGGCAAGGTCTTCCGCTCCGACGCCCTGGACGCCACTCACACGCCGGTCTTCCACCAGGTCGAAGGCCTGGCGGTGGACAAGGGGCTGACCATGGCGCACCTGAAGGGGGTCCTCGACCACTTCGCCAAAGCCATGTTCGGCCCGGACGCCAAGGCGCGCCTGCGACCCTCCTTCTTCCCCTTCACCGAACCCAGTGCCGAACTGGACATGTGGTTCCCCCAGAAGAAGGGCGGCGCCGGTTGGATCGAAGTGGGCGGCTGCGGCATGGTCAACCCCAATGTCCTGCGCGCCAACGGCATCGACCCAGAGGTCTACACGGGCTTCGCCTTCGGAATGGGCATCGAACGCACCCTCATGCTGCGTCACGGCATCGCCGACATGCATGACATCGTCGAGGGCGATGTGCGCTTCTCCCAGCAGTTCGGACTCCACGGAAAGGGCCACTGA
- a CDS encoding acetylornithine transaminase gives MKTNDWLERHRTSLMDTFGTPHLVLDLGKGSTVWDVDGKKYLDLLGGIAVNALGHAHPAVVEAVAQQVARLGHVSNFFATEPQVRLAEEILRITAAPQKDAPGDGLVFLTNSGTEANEAALKVVKAHGNAQSTPKQRIIALDHAFHGRSTGALALTWKAAYREPFAPLVPGVHFVPAGDAPALEAAMGPEVAAVFVEPIQGEAGVNVLTDDYLRAVREITTGWGALMVVDEVQTGVGRTGEWMGHHHAGIRPDLVTLAKGLGGGMPVGACVAFGEAAHILRPGMHGTTFGGNPVCAAAALAVIRTIEAESLLEHVKALGESWREDLRTCGAATLVDVRGRGLLIGLEFSEPIAPALVAAGREAGFVLNATGANTLRLAPPLVITEAEAAGFTAALPKLAATALERTSKAMS, from the coding sequence ATGAAAACGAATGACTGGCTGGAGCGCCACCGCACCTCTCTCATGGACACCTTCGGCACCCCGCACCTGGTCCTCGACCTCGGCAAGGGCTCCACCGTGTGGGACGTCGACGGCAAGAAGTACCTGGACCTGCTCGGCGGCATCGCCGTCAACGCCCTGGGACACGCACACCCCGCAGTGGTCGAAGCCGTGGCCCAGCAGGTGGCGCGCTTGGGGCACGTGTCGAACTTCTTCGCCACCGAACCCCAGGTTCGCCTTGCCGAGGAGATCCTGCGCATCACCGCCGCGCCGCAGAAGGACGCGCCGGGCGACGGCCTCGTCTTCCTGACCAACTCCGGCACCGAGGCCAACGAAGCCGCCCTCAAGGTCGTAAAGGCCCACGGCAACGCCCAATCCACACCCAAGCAGCGCATCATCGCCCTGGACCACGCCTTCCACGGCCGCTCGACCGGGGCGCTGGCCCTGACGTGGAAGGCCGCCTACCGGGAACCTTTCGCGCCCCTCGTACCCGGAGTCCACTTCGTCCCGGCCGGGGACGCACCTGCACTGGAAGCGGCCATGGGACCGGAGGTGGCCGCAGTCTTCGTCGAACCCATCCAGGGCGAGGCCGGCGTCAACGTCCTGACGGACGACTACCTGCGTGCGGTCCGCGAGATCACCACCGGCTGGGGTGCTCTCATGGTCGTGGACGAAGTCCAGACCGGCGTCGGCCGCACGGGGGAGTGGATGGGACACCACCACGCGGGCATCCGCCCCGACCTGGTCACCCTGGCCAAAGGCTTGGGCGGAGGCATGCCTGTCGGCGCCTGCGTGGCCTTCGGCGAAGCCGCGCACATTCTGCGTCCCGGCATGCACGGCACGACCTTCGGTGGCAATCCGGTCTGCGCGGCCGCTGCCCTTGCAGTCATCCGGACGATCGAGGCCGAGTCCCTGCTCGAGCACGTGAAGGCGTTGGGGGAGTCCTGGCGCGAAGACCTGCGCACCTGCGGAGCCGCCACTTTGGTGGACGTACGAGGACGGGGCCTGCTCATCGGCCTCGAGTTCTCCGAACCCATCGCCCCCGCCCTCGTCGCGGCCGGACGGGAAGCCGGTTTCGTCCTCAACGCCACCGGTGCGAACACCCTGCGACTCGCCCCGCCCTTGGTCATCACCGAGGCCGAAGCCGCCGGCTTCACCGCCGCACTGCCGAAACTTGCTGCCACCGCGCTCGAACGCACGTCGAAGGCCATGTCATGA
- the argJ gene encoding bifunctional glutamate N-acetyltransferase/amino-acid acetyltransferase ArgJ: MGVTGPLGFRAAGVAAGIKSGGARDVALVVNDGPAPASAGVFTTNRVVAAPVTLSRAHLAAGTVRAVILNSGCANACTGATGADDSLATAIHVAGQLDMGANEVAVCSTGMIGIPLPMDALLAGATTAVTRLAGGPLAGADAADAIRTTDTVSKTCVVARQGWSVGGMAKGAGMLAPGLATMLCVITTDAVVGDVALHEALVEAVRTTFNRTDSDGCMSTNDTVLVLASGASGITVGQDDLTEALRETCADLARQLIADAEGASHDISITVVNAADEDGAEAVAKAVARSNLFKAAVFGNDPNWGRIVSEVGTVPEDIAPYDPQALDVIVNDVMVCRAGGVGEDRSSVDMTPRECRVVIDLHAGRASATVWTNDLTHDYVTENSAYSS, translated from the coding sequence GTGGGAGTGACAGGCCCCCTCGGATTTCGCGCCGCAGGTGTGGCTGCAGGAATCAAGTCCGGCGGCGCACGCGACGTCGCCCTGGTCGTCAATGACGGGCCCGCGCCCGCCAGCGCCGGGGTGTTCACCACCAACCGTGTCGTCGCCGCCCCGGTCACCCTGAGCCGCGCCCACCTGGCTGCGGGCACCGTCCGTGCCGTCATCCTCAACTCCGGCTGCGCGAACGCCTGCACCGGGGCCACCGGCGCCGACGACTCCCTTGCCACCGCCATCCACGTGGCAGGTCAGCTCGACATGGGCGCCAACGAGGTGGCCGTCTGCTCCACCGGCATGATCGGCATCCCCCTGCCCATGGACGCCCTGCTCGCCGGAGCCACCACTGCTGTCACAAGGCTTGCAGGCGGACCGCTGGCCGGAGCAGATGCCGCCGACGCGATCCGCACCACCGACACCGTCTCCAAGACCTGCGTGGTGGCGCGCCAAGGGTGGAGCGTCGGAGGAATGGCCAAGGGTGCGGGCATGCTCGCCCCGGGACTTGCCACCATGCTCTGCGTCATCACCACCGACGCCGTGGTCGGCGATGTCGCCCTGCACGAGGCGCTGGTGGAAGCCGTGCGGACGACCTTCAACCGCACCGACTCCGACGGGTGCATGTCGACCAACGACACGGTCCTGGTCCTGGCCTCCGGCGCCAGCGGCATCACTGTCGGCCAGGACGACCTGACCGAAGCCCTGCGCGAAACCTGCGCGGACCTTGCACGCCAACTCATCGCCGACGCCGAGGGCGCCAGCCATGACATCTCCATCACCGTGGTCAACGCCGCTGACGAGGACGGCGCCGAAGCGGTGGCCAAGGCCGTGGCCCGCTCGAACCTCTTCAAGGCCGCCGTCTTCGGCAATGATCCCAACTGGGGACGCATCGTCTCCGAAGTGGGTACTGTGCCCGAAGACATCGCCCCCTACGATCCGCAGGCCCTGGACGTCATCGTCAACGACGTCATGGTGTGCCGTGCAGGTGGGGTCGGCGAAGACCGCAGCTCGGTCGACATGACACCGCGAGAATGCCGTGTCGTCATCGACCTGCATGCCGGGCGGGCCAGTGCCACCGTGTGGACCAATGACCTCACCCACGACTACGTCACCGAGAACAGCGCGTACTCCTCATGA
- a CDS encoding flavodoxin domain-containing protein has product MKILVTASSKHGATEETADAIAARLTFRGFDVLREAPEKVMSLEDIDAVVVGSAVYMLQWMAEAQSFVERFEGQLSSRRVWAFSVGMNGVPKHAPQDPSRIGPVLTRVEAVDHKTFPGRYVPQKLSLRERTVMRLASAVEGDFRDWDAVNAWADEIADALLSRD; this is encoded by the coding sequence ATGAAAATCCTCGTGACAGCCTCCTCGAAGCATGGGGCCACCGAAGAGACCGCTGACGCCATTGCCGCGCGCCTGACATTCCGAGGCTTCGACGTCCTTCGCGAGGCCCCCGAGAAGGTCATGTCGCTGGAGGACATCGATGCCGTGGTCGTGGGATCAGCGGTCTACATGCTCCAGTGGATGGCCGAAGCGCAGTCCTTCGTCGAGCGCTTCGAGGGACAGTTGTCCTCGCGCCGCGTGTGGGCCTTCTCGGTGGGCATGAACGGTGTGCCCAAACACGCCCCGCAGGACCCGTCCCGGATCGGCCCGGTGCTCACCCGCGTGGAGGCCGTGGACCACAAGACCTTCCCCGGCCGGTACGTGCCGCAGAAGTTGTCGCTGCGTGAACGGACCGTCATGCGCCTGGCAAGTGCTGTGGAGGGCGACTTCCGTGACTGGGACGCGGTGAATGCCTGGGCGGACGAAATCGCTGACGCCTTGCTTTCCCGGGACTGA
- the argR gene encoding arginine repressor, which yields MTQESATPRTKAARRETIRDILASTAVTSQEQLRAALARRGIDVTQTTLSRDLIDMQATKVRTADGTLVYSVADADGSATHDGEGGRGRLGRWCQSLLTGSTRVNNQLVLRTPVGAAQLLASAVDSVRMDEVAGTIAGDDTILVICRSDSAAQHVETTLLEMARPGSLPEN from the coding sequence ATGACCCAGGAATCGGCCACCCCGCGCACCAAAGCCGCCAGACGCGAGACGATCCGCGACATCCTCGCCTCCACTGCCGTGACCTCACAGGAGCAATTGCGCGCCGCCCTGGCCCGGCGCGGCATCGACGTCACCCAGACGACCCTGTCGCGCGACCTCATCGACATGCAGGCCACCAAGGTGCGTACAGCCGACGGGACCCTCGTGTACTCGGTGGCCGACGCGGACGGATCCGCCACCCACGACGGCGAGGGCGGCAGAGGACGCCTGGGACGCTGGTGCCAGTCTCTGCTCACCGGTTCCACCCGGGTCAACAACCAGCTGGTCCTGCGCACCCCGGTGGGGGCCGCGCAACTCCTGGCCAGTGCTGTCGACTCCGTTCGAATGGACGAGGTCGCTGGCACGATCGCCGGAGACGACACGATACTCGTCATCTGCCGCTCGGATTCGGCAGCGCAACACGTGGAGACGACACTTCTCGAGATGGCTCGACCGGGATCCCTCCCGGAAAACTGA
- the pheT gene encoding phenylalanine--tRNA ligase subunit beta, with protein MPMVPLSWLADHVEVPEGTDATALAAALVQVGLEEEAIHPAKVTGPLVVGKVLTLVKETASNGKTVNYCRVDVGDFNDAPGTGKEPSDLPSRGIVCGAHNFVEGDLVVVSLPGAVLPGGFEIAARKTYGHVSDGMICSARELGLGEDHDGIIVLPTAHPDREILAPGSDLLGFLGLGEEILEINVTPDRGYCFSMRGVAREFSHSTGAAFRDPGLPGVLVGQVPAATADGFEVRVDDGSPIHGRIGCDRFVTRIVRGVDPKAPSPRWMVERLEAAGMRSISLAVDVTNYVMMDLGQPMHAYDLAALAEPIVVRRAAPGEHLVTLDDVDRVLDGEDLLITDSPQGPGSRIIGLAGVMGGQYSEVEDSTTDILLEAAHFDPVSIARTARRHRLPSEASKRFERGTDPQLPAVAAQRAVDLLVEYGGGTADPAVGDMDQVGAATVIDMALDEPARLIGVDHTADRIREILTLIGCQVDEGTEGRVLVTVPSWRPDLVGPAHLVEEIARLDGYDKIPSLLPTAPGGGGLTDAQRARRQVADTLAQAGLTEVLSYPFVSDSFDRQRLSASDPRRQAVRLRNPLADDAPWLRSSILDTLLDVAGRNIARGAGRVAVFEQGLVARPAGTVPAGLIGAERRPCDEELARLAAGTPAQPRHLGVVMAGTVGSSPALGAPRAMDWRDAVDMVRRAAEVLGVRVEVCRAWEAEVTRVPGPPMPVPATDPAEVAPWHPGRVGRVFVRAGRDLTEVALAGELHPGVCQAFGLPARSVAAEIDLDALVAAASPTPIQVKGVSTYPVAKEDIALVVHSSVPVARVEQVLRQGAGPLAEEVTLFDIYEGDQVPEGHRSLAFALRLRSDHTLSSEEIQSVRAGVLTKAEKVLGATLRA; from the coding sequence ATGCCCATGGTTCCCCTGAGCTGGCTCGCCGACCACGTCGAGGTGCCTGAAGGCACCGATGCGACCGCGTTGGCCGCCGCCCTCGTCCAGGTCGGCCTGGAAGAAGAGGCCATCCACCCCGCAAAGGTCACCGGCCCCCTGGTGGTCGGCAAGGTCCTCACCTTGGTCAAGGAGACCGCCTCCAACGGCAAGACCGTCAACTACTGCCGCGTGGACGTCGGCGATTTCAATGACGCTCCCGGTACCGGGAAGGAACCCTCGGATCTGCCCAGCCGCGGCATCGTCTGTGGAGCCCACAATTTCGTCGAGGGTGACCTGGTGGTCGTCTCACTGCCCGGCGCCGTCCTGCCCGGCGGATTCGAGATCGCCGCACGCAAGACCTACGGGCACGTCTCCGACGGCATGATCTGCTCGGCCCGAGAACTGGGGTTGGGTGAGGACCACGACGGCATCATCGTGCTGCCCACGGCCCACCCGGACCGCGAGATCCTCGCCCCTGGGTCCGACCTGCTCGGATTCCTCGGTCTGGGCGAAGAGATCCTTGAGATCAACGTGACCCCCGACCGTGGCTACTGCTTCTCCATGCGAGGGGTGGCTCGCGAGTTCTCCCACTCCACCGGCGCCGCATTCCGCGACCCGGGCCTGCCGGGGGTCCTCGTCGGCCAGGTGCCGGCCGCCACGGCGGACGGATTCGAGGTGCGTGTGGACGACGGCTCCCCGATCCATGGGCGCATCGGCTGCGACCGGTTCGTCACGCGCATCGTGCGTGGAGTGGACCCGAAGGCGCCCAGCCCCCGGTGGATGGTCGAACGCCTCGAGGCCGCAGGCATGCGCTCCATCTCCTTGGCGGTGGACGTCACGAACTACGTGATGATGGACTTGGGACAGCCCATGCACGCCTACGACCTGGCGGCCTTGGCCGAGCCGATCGTCGTGCGCCGTGCCGCACCGGGTGAACACCTGGTCACCTTGGATGACGTCGATCGCGTCTTGGACGGCGAGGACCTGCTCATCACCGACTCTCCACAGGGACCGGGCTCTCGCATCATCGGTCTGGCCGGGGTCATGGGTGGCCAGTACTCCGAGGTCGAGGACTCCACGACGGACATTCTGCTGGAGGCCGCCCACTTCGACCCCGTGTCCATAGCCCGTACGGCCCGCAGGCACCGCCTGCCCTCGGAGGCTTCGAAGCGTTTCGAACGCGGCACGGACCCGCAACTGCCGGCGGTGGCCGCCCAGCGCGCGGTGGACCTGCTGGTCGAGTATGGCGGCGGCACGGCGGACCCGGCGGTCGGTGACATGGACCAAGTGGGGGCGGCCACCGTCATTGACATGGCTCTCGACGAACCTGCCCGACTCATCGGAGTCGACCACACCGCCGATCGCATCCGCGAGATCCTCACTCTCATCGGCTGTCAGGTGGACGAGGGCACCGAGGGGCGTGTACTCGTCACCGTGCCGAGCTGGCGCCCGGACCTGGTGGGTCCGGCCCACCTGGTCGAGGAGATCGCTCGCCTGGACGGCTACGACAAGATCCCCTCACTCCTGCCGACCGCACCGGGCGGTGGCGGCCTCACCGACGCCCAGCGGGCCAGACGGCAGGTGGCCGACACCTTGGCCCAAGCGGGTCTGACCGAGGTCCTTTCCTACCCCTTCGTCTCCGACTCCTTCGACAGGCAGCGCCTGTCGGCCTCGGATCCCCGGCGCCAAGCGGTGCGCCTGCGCAATCCCTTGGCCGATGATGCTCCGTGGCTGCGCTCCTCGATCCTCGACACCCTGCTTGACGTGGCCGGGCGCAACATCGCTCGCGGCGCTGGGCGGGTCGCCGTCTTCGAGCAGGGCCTCGTGGCACGCCCGGCAGGCACCGTCCCGGCCGGACTCATCGGGGCCGAACGGCGCCCCTGTGACGAGGAGCTGGCGCGTCTGGCAGCCGGAACCCCCGCTCAACCCCGCCACTTGGGCGTGGTCATGGCCGGCACCGTCGGATCCTCGCCCGCTCTTGGCGCTCCCCGCGCCATGGACTGGCGTGACGCCGTGGACATGGTCCGCCGCGCTGCGGAGGTTCTGGGCGTGCGCGTGGAGGTCTGCCGCGCTTGGGAGGCGGAGGTCACCCGGGTTCCGGGACCGCCGATGCCCGTTCCCGCCACCGATCCGGCTGAGGTCGCCCCGTGGCATCCCGGGCGCGTGGGCCGTGTCTTCGTGCGTGCGGGCCGCGATCTGACCGAGGTCGCTCTGGCCGGTGAACTGCACCCGGGCGTCTGCCAGGCCTTCGGCCTGCCCGCCCGCTCGGTTGCCGCAGAGATCGACCTGGATGCCTTGGTGGCCGCGGCCTCGCCCACGCCAATCCAGGTCAAGGGGGTGTCCACCTACCCCGTTGCGAAGGAGGACATCGCCTTGGTCGTTCATTCCAGCGTGCCGGTGGCCCGCGTCGAGCAGGTCCTTCGCCAGGGTGCCGGCCCGTTGGCCGAAGAGGTCACCCTCTTCGACATCTACGAGGGTGACCAAGTGCCCGAAGGACACCGCTCCTTGGCATTCGCCCTGCGTCTGCGCTCCGACCACACGTTGAGCAGCGAAGAGATCCAGTCGGTGCGCGCTGGTGTGCTGACGAAGGCGGAAAAGGTCCTGGGTGCCACCCTTCGCGCCTGA
- the argC gene encoding N-acetyl-gamma-glutamyl-phosphate reductase, translated as MHEYAHACIFMHMRLRAAVAGASGYAGGEVLRLLADHPDIEVTTVTAATSAGTKLGQHQPHIPQLADLTIQETSVDALGGHDLVVLALPHGHSGTIGDTLASKGDGAVIADLAADHRLVDAQEWASYYGGAHSPAWSYGMPELLHDGEDAATSQRALLSSTRRIAVPGCNATAVTLAAQCAVRAGIIHSSNLVATLSVGYSGAGRTLKPHLLASQAVGTIAPYAVGGTHRHIPEILQNLRVAGGPANMRLTFTPVLVPTSRGILATVVAPLAPGMDEHSLEAALAPYAHERLVDITTAPTWPTTGPLTGTGRAMVSWSIDERAGTLVMICAIDNLGKGTAAAAVQSANLALGIPEFTGVPMTGVNP; from the coding sequence ATGCATGAGTATGCACATGCGTGTATATTCATGCACATGAGATTGAGAGCTGCTGTTGCGGGAGCCTCCGGCTACGCCGGGGGAGAAGTCCTGCGACTCCTCGCCGACCACCCTGACATCGAGGTCACCACCGTCACTGCTGCCACCAGTGCGGGTACCAAACTCGGCCAGCACCAGCCACACATTCCTCAACTGGCGGACCTGACCATCCAGGAGACGTCCGTCGACGCCTTGGGCGGCCACGACCTCGTCGTCCTGGCACTGCCCCACGGACACTCCGGCACCATCGGCGACACCCTTGCCTCCAAGGGGGACGGGGCGGTCATCGCGGACCTCGCCGCGGACCACCGACTGGTCGACGCCCAGGAATGGGCCTCCTACTACGGGGGAGCGCACAGTCCCGCATGGAGCTACGGCATGCCGGAACTCCTCCATGACGGCGAGGACGCCGCCACCTCACAACGGGCTCTGCTCTCATCGACACGGCGCATCGCCGTGCCCGGCTGCAATGCCACCGCCGTGACCCTGGCCGCCCAGTGCGCGGTCCGCGCAGGCATCATCCACTCCTCGAACCTCGTGGCGACCCTCTCGGTCGGCTACTCGGGAGCAGGCCGCACCCTCAAGCCGCACCTGCTCGCCTCCCAGGCGGTGGGCACCATCGCCCCCTACGCAGTCGGCGGCACCCACCGACACATTCCCGAGATCCTCCAGAACCTGCGCGTGGCAGGCGGACCGGCGAACATGCGCTTGACCTTCACCCCCGTCCTGGTCCCCACCTCCCGGGGGATCCTCGCCACCGTCGTCGCCCCACTGGCACCGGGCATGGACGAACACTCCTTGGAGGCGGCTCTTGCGCCCTACGCCCACGAACGCCTCGTCGACATCACCACGGCACCGACCTGGCCCACCACGGGACCACTCACGGGAACCGGGCGCGCGATGGTCTCCTGGAGCATCGATGAACGTGCGGGCACCCTGGTCATGATCTGCGCCATCGACAACCTCGGCAAGGGCACGGCGGCCGCTGCCGTCCAGAGCGCGAACCTCGCCCTCGGGATCCCCGAATTCACCGGTGTGCCCATGACAGGAGTCAACCCGTGA